AATGGGATGAATTCCGTGAACTTTAAAGCAAAAGCGTTGGCTATCGCTCTCTCTGCCTGCATGCTGGCTGGCGCCGCCTCGGCGCAAACCGTCCTGGGCGGCGGCTCCACACTGGCGCAACCGCTGTACAATCAACTGTTTGGCATAACCAGTGGCTACCCCTCGCTCGTCCTGGGCAACTGGAACTATGCAGGCGTTGGCAGCGGCGCCGGCAAGGCAGCCTTTCTGACCAACAATGCCGCTTTGTTCAACAGCACCGGCAACGTAAGCTTCGCCGGCAGCGATTCGGTGCTGACTGCGGCGGATCTGACTTCCTACTCCCAAGCCAGCAACAATGCCTGGGGCCCGGTCATCCAGATTCCGGCCGTGCTGACCTCGGTCACCCTGCCGTACAAACGCAGCGGCGTGACGCAGCTCAACCTGACCAGTGACCAAGTCTGCCAAGTGTTCTCCAACAAGGCTCAAACCTGGGGCAAGCTGCTCGGCACTAACGACGCCACCCCGATCAACGTCGTGTATCGCAGCGACGCCAGCGGCACCACTGAGTTGCTGTCCAACTTCCTGTCGACCGCATGCAAAGGCTATGGCTTCGTCAAATCCAACGTCTTTGCCACGGTGGTCGGCCAAGCAGTGGGCGGCACTATTCCGTCCAACTGGGTGCCCGCCAATGGCAGCGGCGGGATCAAGACTGCTCTCGCTTCCGATGGCACCTTCACCTATCTGAGCCCGGATTATTCCATCTCGCCGAGCGATCCGACTGTGGTCGCTTCGATCAACGGCCAGCTGCCTAGCAATATCAGCATCCCCAGCTTCGTTATTCCGCCTTCCACTCCTGCCAATCTCGCGAATCCGCTGAAGTGGGTGCCTACCTATGTTCCCCCGCTTGGCGGCAGCAGCTACCCCATCTATGGCACGACCAATCTGCTGGTCAATCAGTGCTATGCCGACGGAATTGGCGCGGGCAGCGTGGGCGGCGCGGTCAAGGACTTCCTGACCAAGCTCAACAACGGCGCCTTCGATAGCCAGATCAGCAGCAACTACTTCGTCAAGCTGCCGGCTACTTGGCTTAACCAGATCAATGCCACCTTCCTCGCTGGCGACGGCAATGGCCTGGACATCGGCAACGCTTCGGTGTGCAACGGCATTGGCCGCCCGGTAAATCAGGCATCCATGATGCTCCGCAAAGCAAAACGTCATTAAGTCGATGGTTTGAACCGGCTGCGAGTAAGAAATAAAGCGGCCGGCGCAAGCAGAATCACGTTTTGTCGCCCCCCGCGCGGCGCAGGCTTGGCCGCGCGGGTTTTGGATCCGGCCGCCGGATACCCAGGTATCCGGTCGGCCTTTTGGCTTTCGTTTTCGCGCCGGCCGGCCGCGTGCGCCGCCCGGACTGGATTTCACAGACGGTGACAGTAATCATGGCCCATTTCCGTTCCTCCAGCCGCAGACTGCGGCTTTCCCCACTTGTCGAAGCCGTTGCGATCGCCTGCATGGGATTCGCCGCCGCCGCCCAGGCGCAAACGCCCGCCCCGGTCAGCGGCGCCTGGTTCGCGTCGCCGCAAAGCGTGAGCGCGTCGCGCGCGAGCCGGCCTGCGCAGGCTGGCGCGGATGCCGCCGTTGATGCCGCGCAGCTGCGGCAGCGGCAGGCCGCTCGCCAGACCCTGCAACGCTCGGTGGACAATCTGGAACGGACCGCCGCCGCCATCGCCGCCCAACAGGCCGCCCAACAGGCCGCCCAGCAAGCCGCGCGCGACGCCGCCGCCCTGGATGCGTCCAGTGTGCCGGACGGCCTGGCGCGAGGCGGCCTGTGGGACCGGGATGCAAATGGCGCGCAGCTGCCCTGGAGCGGCGCTGAGCGCGCCACGCAAACCACGCAGGATGGCAAAACCCGCGTTGCGATAAAGCAGACCCAGGACAAGGCCATTCTCAACTGGGACACTTTCAATGTTGGCCGCAACACCACGGTAGACTTTCAGCAAAACGGCACCGACGCCGTGCTCAACCGCGTAAGCGGCGCCGACGCGCGCCCAAGCCAGATTCTAGGAGCGATCAAGGGCAACGGCACCGTCATGGTGGTCAACCAGAACGGCATCATCTTTACCGGCACCAGCCAGGTCAATGTGCGCAATCTGGTGACGGCGGCGGCCAAGATCGACGATGCGCAGTTCCGCGAGCGCGGCCTTTACGGCGCAAATGGCGCGACGCCCACTTTCACCGACGCGCGGGGCGCGGTAGAAGTGCGCCCCGGCGCGCAGATCGCCACGCCCAAGCCGGCCAATTCCACCAGCGGCGGCGGCTATGTGCTGCTGCTGGGCGCCAAAGTCTCTCAAGGCGGGCAGATCGCCACCCCGGCCGGACAAGCCCTGCTGGCCGCCGGCGACAGTTTCTACATCCGCAAGGGAGTCGGCACCGACGCCAATACCACCTCCACCACAGCCGGCCACGAAGTGTCAGCCGCGCGCGCGCCGGGCAGCGCCGCCGGCCGGGTCGCCAATAACGGGCTGATCCTCGCGGAAACCGGCGACGTGACGCTGACCGGCCACGAGGTGGTTCAGGCCGGCGTGATCGTTGCCACCACCTCCACCGCCAAGCGCGGCACCATTCATCTGTCCAGCCGCGCCGGCGACGCCGCCGGCACGGTCACATTGGCCGGCGGCGTCAGCGCCGTGCTGCTGGACGACAGCGCAGCGACTGCGCTGGACAGCCAGCGCGAGGCCGGCAGCGCGCGACTGATCGGCGGCGTATCAAGCAACGACCCCAGCGGCGTCTTCGACAACCTCGGAACAATAGCGGACCGCACCGATTTGTCGCGCATTGAAATCGTCAGCGGCAATACCGTGGACTTCCAGCCCGGCTCGCTGACGCTGGCTACCGGCGGCGCCATCGCGGTGTCGGCGGCCCGGCGCGCGCTGGTCGAAAACGGCGCGGAACTGGACGTCTCCGGCGCCGTCGGCGTGCGTGTGGCGATGGAATCCAATGCAGTCAAAATCAATGTTCAGGGCAATGAGCAGCGCGACAGCCCCGGCAACCGCGACAGCAAGGCGCTGGCCAGCAGCGATGTCTGGGTGGACCGCCGCTATCTGAAATTAGTGAAGGCCGGCGCCAATGGCTACGCGACCGACCGCTGGTACACTCAAGGCGGCCTGCTGGAAGTGGGCGGCTATCTGGCGAACAGCGGCCGCACCGTCGGCGAGTGGATGGCCCAGGGCGGCACCGTCACCGTAAGCGGCGGCGACCTGGTGACGCGCGCCGGCTCCAGCATCAATCTGTCCGGCGGCACGCTAGACATGCAAAGCGGCCGCATCCAGCAAACCTGGCTCAAAGGCAGCGACGGCCGCCTGTACGAACTGTCGCGCGCGCCGGGCGATCTGCTGTATTCCGGCGTTTACCGCGGCTATGCGCTCAGCAGCAAGCGTTGGGGCCATACCGACTTCCACTTCAGCCCCTTGATAGGCTCGACCTTCCGCTACGAGCCGGGCTACACCGTAGGCCGCGACGCCGGCAAGCTGGTGGTGGCGACCAGCAATGCCGTGCTCGAAGGCAAGCTGGTCAACGCAGTCTACCAGGGAGACAGGCAAAGCCTCGCGCCGCAGCCTGGCGATGGCTTCAAACAGTCGCAGTTGGCGGCGGCGCGCGGCGCGGCGCTGGTCATCGGCACAGAAACTCCACTCTACGATGCCGGCGCCGGCATGCTGCGCTACAGGCTGGACCCCACGCTTAACAGCGTCACGCTGGCAGCGCGCGGCCAGGCCCTGGCCGACGCGGTAACGCTGGATCAACCGGTGGACAGTGCGCACCAGGGCAAGCTGGCGCTCGATGCCGGCATTCTGAGCGCGATGAACCTTGGCGCGGTGCGCATCGCCGCCAAGCAGGACATTGCCGTGGCGGACACGCTGCAGGCCGCGCCGGGCGGCGAAATCACGCTTTACGCGCCGGCCGTGGATGTGCGCGCCAGCCTGACGGCGCGCGGCGGCGCGCTGCAATTGGGCAATGTGCTGGCTCAACCAGTTTGGCAAGGCAACGTCGCCATCGTCGATTTAACCCTCGCGGCGCCGAAAGACGGCCAGCCCGGCGTCCGGGTACGCGATGGCGCCACACTTGATGCGCGCGGGCTGATAGTCGACTTGCGCGCCGCCGGCGCGCGCCGCGCCGACGCAGCTTATGCCGATGGCGGCCAAGTCAGCCTGCGCTCCACCACCAGCATCACGCTGGAGCGCGGTGCTAAAATCGACGTCTCCTCGGGCGGCGTGATCGGCGCGGATGCCAGCCTGTCCGGCGGGCGCGGCGGCTCGGTGCGACTGGCGTCGAGTGTGAATGGCGCCGCCGCTTACGATCCTCAGGCGGTGTTGACGCTGGATGGCGAGATCCGCGGTTATGGCGGCAAGGGTGGCGGCACGCTGGACATCGCATCGGCCAGCGCGATCTCGATAGGCGGAAAACTGCTGAGCCAGGCCGGCCTGCTGGGCAAGGGCCAGTCGGCGCTCGCCGACCTGATCACCACTGAAGATGTCCGGATCTTAGCCGGAGAACCGTTGTTGCTGGATACGCCATATACAGTGAACTGGGCAAAACCCGGTGAGCAGGTGGGCAGCGTCCCACTTATCCGCAACGTGGTTCTGGCGGCTGACTGGACCTTGCCTTATGCGCCGCCAGTTAAGCCAGGAGGCAATCGACACGCCTATCGGGTCACTTACTTATTGCCAGGTGAAAAACAGCCCCGATTCCTAGAAATCTATTCCGCGACGGGAACAACGGGGCCCGTATACAAACTACCGAAGGGCACCACCATACAAGAGTTCGCTGGTGGCTACATGGATGATTACCCATTCCCATTTGACTACGTGGTTCCCGCCGATGTATTTCCCAAAGGGGTACCCGTTACGCCACGTGCGGGAGTCGCGCAGGCGGGAACAAACTTGCCCTACGATGTGGTGGTGCCCAAGGGAACGGTGATCCCGGCAGGTACGATGGCGACGAAACCCGTCCCCGTCGGAGCCACCAGCCAACTGGAAACCAGCCTGTTCCAAAGCGGCTTCGCCGATTACCAGGTGCGGACCCAGCGCGGCGTCGTGCTGCCAGACGGCGTGACGCTGAATGTGGCTCAGCCTGTTTTAGCGCCGCAAGCCTTGCTGCAGGCCGCTGCCGACCCATCCGGCGCCATGCCGGCTCCATGGCTGCCGCCGCAGTATATGGCGGATGCCGCGGCGCGCACGATTACACAGCGCCAGGGCGCCAGCATCACGCTGGCGGCGGGCGGCCTAATGTCCTCCCAAAATATACCCTTGCCCGGCGGCAATGTTTATGTGGGCCGCGATGCCGCCATCACGGTCGATCCCGGCCAGGCCATTGCGCTGTCCGCCGGCGGCAATCTGCTGGTGGACGGCACGCTCCGCGCGCAGGGCGGCCGCCTCAGCCTGACAGGGCCTCGCGCTGTCCGCTCCTCCAATGACACTAAGGGATGGGGCTTGCTTGGCGATGGCAGCGGCGCTGAGTGCCGCATCGAGCTGGGACCGCACGCCCTGCTCGACGCCTCGGCAACCGCATTTACCGCCAGCGATGCGCAGGGCCTGCCCTTTGGCAAGCTAAGCCCGAAGGGCAGCATCGTCATCGGCGGCACGGTGCAGGAATCGGACAACCGCGCGCGGGCGTCGGAGGCCTTTGTGGTGATACGCCAGGGCGCGGTGCTGGATGCATCCGGCGCCACGGCGCGTTTCGATGCCGATGGCAGCGGCGTGCGCGACCAGGTTAGCGATGGCGGCGACATCAGCCTCGCCTCAACCAGCGGCCTCTACCTGGATGGCCGCCTGCTGGCCCGCGCCGGCGGCGCAGGCGCCGCCGGCGGCCATCTGACGGTAGCGCTCGACACGCCGCAATATTCAGACGACGATGTAAAAGACTCGCGCGTGCTCGCCTTGCGCGAGCTGCAGTTGACGCAGCGCCGCGAAGCGGCTGCCGCGCCGGCCACGCTGGACTACGGCCACGCCCAACTCGGCGTGAACCAGGTAGCAGCAGGCGGCTTTGCCGCGTTGACGCTGTTCAGCAACGGCTCGCTTAGCTTCGCCGGCGATGTCGACCTGGCGCTGAGCCGCGAGCTGCGCCTTTACTCCGGCGCGCTTTCCGTTGCCGGCGGCGCGGCGGCATCCGCCAAAGTGGCCCTGTCTGCCCCTTATGTGCTGCTAGGCGGCATCAGCGACACGTATTCCCCTCCCGACGGCCATACCAGTCCTTTCCGGTCGAGCGATGGGACCGCGGGCCTCAGCCCACGAGCGCAGCAGGCCAGCCTGAGCGCCAACGCCCGGTTGATAGACATCCAGGGCCGCGTGGCGCTGGGCATGGACGACTCGGTATACCTCGGTTCTTTCGTTGTGCAAGCCCAACGCGCGGGCTTTGGCCAGTTCAGCGCGAACAGTGCCGGCGATATCCGTTTTGTGGCCAGCCCGAACGCCCAGACTTGGGATGCGCAGCTGCTGTCGCCCGGCGACATCCTGCTACGCGCCGACCAGGTCTATCCCGCCACCGGAGTCCGCGCGCGCGTATTGGCCGGTCGCAGCTTGACCAGCGACACGCAAGTGCCTACCCATGATCCGAACAGCCGTTTGACGATCAGCCGCTACGACCCGCAAGCCGCCCTCCCGGCCGTGCCTTATTCGGTGTTCGGCAGCCTGATGTTGGGGGCCGCCACGATAACGCAGCAAGGCATTGTGCGCGCGCCGCTAGGCAACATCAGCCTGGGATCGGACTCCGTTCCAGGCCCCGCCGCAAGCAATTATCAGCCGCAAGCCACAACCAGAACTACTGTGCTCGCCCCCGGCAGCCTCACTTCGGTCAGCGCGGACGGGCTGTTGATGCCCTATGGCGGCACGGCGGACGGCGTGAGTTATCTATACCGCGGCCAGCCGGTAACGCTGGCGGGCGTGGGCCAAAAGGGTTCAGGGCAGTCCGATGCGGGCGGTCAACCCAAGATCACGCTGTCTGGTCTGAGCGTCGCGGTTGAGTCCGGCGCGAAGCTAGACCTCTCCGGCGGCGGCACGCTGACCGGCGCGGGCTTCGTGCCGGGCCGCGGCGGCTCCACCGACGCGCGCTATTCCCCACTGATGCAGATCAGCGGCGGCAGCTTCTCTCTGCCCGGCTTGGCCACCAATCCGGTCTACGCCATATTGCCGGGCTATGCCGGCGCTTATGCGCCGGCCGACGCCACCGGCGCCGTCGATCCGCGCATCGGCCAGCAGATCACGCTGCAGTCGGGCGAGGTGCCCGGCCTGGCCGCCGGCCGCTACACGCTGCTACCATCCAGTTACGCGCTGTTGCCCGGCGCCTTCCGCGTCGAAATCAACGGCGCGCCCGGCGGCGCTAGCCCGGCGCGGATGCGCGCGCTGCTGCCCGGGGCCTTCCAAATCTGGAACAACGGCGCCCAGGCAAACGCCAGCGCCTCCCGGGCGCTGGCGCTGCGCAATGGTTCCTATTCAGCGCCGGCCGTGCTGTCCATCGCCGGCACAGGCATTGCCGACAACCTGGCCAGCCTCATCATTACGCCGGCCGATGTGTTGCGGCGCTATTCGCAGTACAACGAAACCGATTACGCCGGCTTCATCCGCGCCCAGGGCGCGCTCAACGGCGGCATCCGCGCGCTGCTGCCGGCCGACGCCAAATCGCTGGCCATCCGCCTGCCCGCATTGCCGGACAGCACGCTCCGCTTTGAGGGCGCGGCCAACTTTACGCCGAGCAAGGACGGCTTCGGCGGCAGCGCCAGCCTGGTGACAGATACCAATATGGGCGCGCTGGAAATCCTCGGCAACGGGTCTTCCGCCACCGCCGGCTTTGCCGGCGCGTCGGTTCGAGCCCAAGACCTGAATGCCATAGGCGCACAACGGCTGATGCTGGGCGGCCAGCTGTGGTCAACATACAGCTTCGGCAACACCAGCAACAGCCAAAGCAATTATCTGAATCTCGAGGCGAAAACCGGCAAAGTCATCCTGCGCGACGGCGCCATTTTGCAAGCGCCCGAGGTGTTCCTGATCGCCGGCAGCGCGCAAGGCGGCATTGTCATCGAGCCCGGCGCCGGCATCCGCACCATAGGCCGCGGCAAACCGGCTTACGACTCGACCAACGGCTATATATACCAGCCAGGCGATATCAGCGTGGTGGCCGCGTCCAATGGCTGGATCGACATGTTGCCGCCGAAGTCCGATCGTATCGGTGGGGAGTCCGGACCGGTATCGATAGGCGTATGCGGCGGCGGCGCTTGCGCGCGGCCGGCCGAGCTTTATGCGGAGGGATCGCTGATCGCGGCGACCCGTTCCAGCTTCCAGATGGGCGACAATGCGCGCTATGGCGCGCGTTATCTGACGCTGGCGGTCGGCGCGGTGAACGCTGGCAGCCGCGAGGCCCTGGCGGCGGCAGCGGCCCGCGGCGCGCTCACGCCCGGCCTGGAGCTGAACCAGGCGCTGCTGGACCGGCTGCTGCAAGCTGACACCGCCTATGGCGCGCCGGCGCTAGAGCGGCTGACCCTCTCCGCCAGCGAATCCTTCAATCTGTTCGGCTCGGTCAGCCTGGACACCACCGACCCAACGACCGGCAAAGCGCGCCTGGCCAGTCTGGCGCTGTCCACGCCGGCGATCTACGGCGCGGGCGGCTCAGGCGATACTGCCTTGATCAAAACCGGCACCTTGATCTGGAACGGCGGCGGCGCAGCGCCCGCGCCGGTGGCGAATGGACGCGGCGCCGGCAGCGGCCGGCTGGCCGTCGAGGCTAATGTTATCGAATTCGGCTACAGCCCGACCGGCCGACCCAATGGCATAGACGACGCGAGCCGCATGGTGCTGGGCTTTGCCGATGCCGCCTTTACCGCGCGCGAGCGCATTACCGCCAACCAGAAAGGCTCGCTGGCGGTGTATGCCGCGCAGAACGCCGCGCCGGACGGCCCACGCTACAGCGGCGGCAACCTCACGCTGACAACGCCGCTGCTAACCGGCGAGGGCGGCTCGGTGAGCCGCGTCACCGCCGGCGGCGCGCTGCGAGTGGTTTCGCCGGCAGGCGGCGCAGCGCAAACCGGCCCGACGCAAACCGGCGCGCAATGGAGCCTGAGCGGCGACAGCGTGCTGCTGGACACCGCGGTGGCATTGCCCAGCGGCAAGCTCACCGTGCTAGCGGCACGCGACCTGACACTGGGCAGCGCGGCCAAACTCGACCTTTCCGGGCGCGACATCGCCTTGTTCGACGCCCACCGCTACAGCTGGGGCGGCGACGTGACGCTGCAAAGCGCAACCGGCTCCATCACCCAGGCGGCCGGCTCGCTGATCGACCTGTCGGCGCAGAACAATAATGCCGGCATGCTGACCGTCATCGCGCAGGGCGACGCCGGCCGCGTGGACCTGCAAGGCAGCCTGAAGGGGACGACATCCGGCCATTACGACGCCGGCGGCACCCCGGCGCCGTGGCGCGCCGGCGGCTTGAACCTGCGCGCCTCGACGCTAGGCGGCGGGGCGAACCTGACCGACGCCTTCGGCGCGCTGAACGCCCGGCTTAACGACGGCGGCTTTACTGGCGAGCGCAGCTTCCAGTTGCGCCAGGGCGACCTGACTATCGGCGACGGGCTGCGCGCCCGCGAGATCAACCTCTCGCTGGACGGCGGACGCCTGACAGTGAGCGGCGCGGTGGACGCCAGCGGCGAGCAAGTGGGCAGCATACGCCTGGCCGCCCGCGACGGGCTGACGGTGGCCGGCTCGGCGCTGCTGGATGCGCACGGCACCCAATTGCGCCTGGACAGCCGCGGCGCCATCATCGACGCGCCCAACCGCGCCAGCATAGAGCTGGACGCCGGCCGCGGCACGCTGACCCTGGCCGACGGGGCACGCATCGACCTGCGCCACGGCGCCGACGACGCGCGGGCGCGCGCCAACCCAGCGCTTGACGACGGCCGCGCGCGCGGCACGCTGGACCTGATCGCGCCTCGCCTCGACGCCAACGGACAGGCCGGCAGCGCGGCAGCGGCCACTTATGGGGATATCGCCCTCGCCGCCGGGAATCGTCTGGACATCCTGGGCGCGAAAACCATCACGGTCTACGGCCGGCAAGTCTACAACGACGCGCCCTTCAACAACGCGGCGAAGGGCGAAACCTCGGTCAGCGGACGGCCTTATCAAATCATCACTCAAGCGTATCTGGACCAAAAGCACCTGGACAGCAAGAGCTTCATTGATGCCGCGCTGGCCAAGGGCGGCAATTTGGCCAGCCGGCTGGGCGGCCTCCTGGGCACGGCCCGCTACCGCGACGCGCTGCATCTGCGTCCGGCGGTGGAGATCGTCAGCGCGACGCCGCAAGGCGATCTTATCGTCAGCGGAGACCTGGATTTGTCCGGCTATCGCTACGCCAGCCTGAATCCGGCCCAGGCGCCCAGCGCCGCCTACGGTTCCGGCGAAGCCGGCGCGCTGACGCTGCGGGCCGGCGGCGATCTGTCCATCTACGGCAGCATCAACGATGGCTTTGCGCCACCGCCGGCCACGCCGGACGACAAAAGCTGGTGGCTGGTGCCCGGACAGCAGCCTTTTGGCGGCGATGTGGTGATTCCGGTGCCGGGCGTGAAACTGGCCGACGGCACGGTTTATCCGAAGGGCGCGACGCTGAACTACGCCATCACCGCCAAGAACGTGACGCTGCCGGCAGGCACCACATTGCCCGCCGCCATAGTGCTGAGCGCCAGGCTGGTTCTGCCAGCGGGCACGGTGCTGGCAAGCGACGTGCTGGCCGCCAACGGCAGCGTGCTGCTGGCCCGCGGCGCGGTGGTCGGCTCAAATGGCCTCGCGCTGCCCGCGGGAGCCCGCCTGCAAGCCGGCACATCCCTGCCCGCGTCCGTCACGCTGGCGAGCCTGACTTGGCCCAAGGGCGCGCCGCTGCCGACAGCGATGACGCAACAGGGCGAACTGGCGCTGCCGGTGGGCGCGCTGATCGCCTCCGGCACCCAGGTGGCGCTGCCGGCCGACACGCTGAGCGTGGACCTGCGCCCGCGCGATGGCCAGGGCAATGTCCTGCCTCGCAAAAACTGGGCGGTGGCGGCCATGCTGCCCGACGGCTCCGCCTCGTGGAACCTGCGCCTGAGCGCCGGCGCGGACACCGGCGCCGCCGACTCCCGCCTGAGCCGGCCCGATGCGAAGGCAGGCAGCCTGCTGGCGGCGGATACCCACTATACCGCGCAGTACCAGACCACCATGGTGGGCGGCACCACCAGCTATGTCTGGGCCGATGATACTTTCGGCACTGCCGGCACCCCTGTTCCACCGGACTTTCTGCCGTACTGCGACGCTATGCCGGGTCTATGCGTAACCGAGGTGACTGGAGGTGTGGCTACGCTGTCGGTCACTCCCAAGGCGCCGATATTCAGCGTGCTGCGCACCGGCGCCGGCGATCTGGACATTGCAGCGGCCGGCAGTTTCTCCATGCAATCGCCCTACGGGGTATACACGGCAGGCAGCCCGACGCACCTGGGCAATGCGACGCTGGACGCGCGCTACAACCCGGCGCGCGGCCGGGTGGCCGCCGGCGGAACGGTGCTGGGCGGCAATGCCGGAGACCAGGCGGCGGCTTACGAGGCGCTGGTCCGCGGACCAAGCCGGCTTGACCAGGCCTGGTACCCGGACGGCGGCGGCAATCTACATGTCGCGGTGGGCGGCGATCTGACCGGGGATAGCTGGGGCTACGCCGCGGTATGGCCGAGAGATAGCGTCAACACCGGCAACTGGCTGTGGCGCCAGGGCGGCGCGGACCGGCCCGCCGCCTGGTGGATCAATTTCGGCACCTATGTCTTCGATCCCGAGCTTGACCCCCATAATTATCTAAACTACTGGCCTACCGTCACCGGCTTTACCGGCCTGGGCGCGCTGGGCGGCGGCAATGTCGCCGTGCACGTAGGCGGGGATGCAGGGATGATCCGACTCAAGACTCCCGATGGTTCTCAGCCACGCAGCCAGGGCGTGGCGCTGGCCATAGGCAGCAGCGGCCGGATGCTCGACAACGGCCAGCTGACGCTGACCGGCGGCGGCGACCTCGACCTGCGCATCGGTGGCGGCTGGAACAGCCATGCCGAGGCTAGACCTCTAGACACTATCAACCACATTACGCAATCTCATGAGCTTTACGGCGGACTGATCAATCTGCGCGGCGCCATCGACATGGCGGCGGGCCGGATAGGCACCATCGCACTGAACAATACTGGCCTTCATGATGTCCGCGATGTCCGGCTGCCTGACCCTTATGTCGCCAGCACATCGGCGGCCTATGGTGGTTTGATGCTGACGCCAGGCGATGCCACGGTCAGCGTGGCAAGCCGCGGCGACCTGGTGCTGGGCGGAACCGCCGATGCCGGCCTGGCCCCAAGCGGCAACTATATTGCGTTTACGTCCAATAAAGGCTCAGGCGAGGCCGGAAAGAGCTGGTTCACCCTGTGGAGCAGCCGCACCGCCTTGACGCTGTTGGCCGCCGGCGGCAACCTGGCCTTCGACACCCGCTTCAGCGAGGGTATTTCTGACCAATCTGTCCCAAAATATTACCCCTACTCGTCCAATGGCGGCTGGTTTCTGCTGCCAGGCCAAGTCAGCGCCGCCGCCCTGCAGGGCAATGTCTACTATGGACTTTCGATAGCCGACAACAGCTTTAACACCGGTTTCTGGGACAAGGCCGGCCTGCTGCTGGCGCCGCTGGGCGAACGCCGCCTGGATTTGCTGGCGGCAGGCTCTATCTACGGCGGCGGCTATCCTATCAGCCAATCCGGCGCCGATGCCGCCGCGCTGGCAACGCCGGCTCAACCAGGGTTCTACGGATCATCGCTTGCGGGAGGACGACTCATCTATGCCAATACCAGCCCAGACGCGCCGGATGCCAGCGATATGCCGCTGTTCGCTTTCGGCGTCAACAGCATAGGCCGCGAAGCGGGCATGGGGAGCGGATCGGGCGAACCTTCGCGTTTTTACGCGGCGAACGGCGACATCGTCGGCTTGCGCACTGGAACGATAGCGGCTTTTAACGCATTTGGAACGCGAGCAGGCCAGAAAGACTATGTGGCCGCCGGGCCGGTAGCGGTGCGCGCGGGGCGAGATGTTGTTTACGCCGGCAACAGATCCGACGAAACAGCGCTTTCATTGTCCGATATCGCCCCCTTCGGCAACAACGCGTATCTCTCCGGCAACCTGATCGTCCACACCCGCGCCAACGACGTTTCGGTCGTCTCGGCCGGGCGCGACATCCTCTACGCCAACTTCAGCGTGGCGGGACCGGGCACGCTGGAGATTTCGGCCGGGCGCAATATCGTGCAGCAGGATCTGGCATCGCTGGCCAGCATCGGTCTGGTGGTCGAGGGCGACAAGCGTCCGGGCGCCGACATCGCCGTGCTGGCGGGCCAGGGCGCAGGCGGCGCGAACTACGCCGGCCTGCTGGCGCGCTATCTTGACGCGGCCAACCTGGCGGCCGCCGGCACACCGCTGGCCGACCAGCCAGGCAAGGTCGCCAAGACCTACGAGGCGGAGTTGATCGAGTGGCTGAGCAAGCGTTACGGCTTCGCCGGCACGGCGGAAGAGGCGCGGCGCTATTTGGCCGGCCTGGCGCCGGAGCAGCAGCGCATCTTCGCGCGACAGGTGTTTTTCGCCGAGCTGCACGCAGGCGGACGCGAGTATAACGACGCCGACAGCCCGCGCCATGGCAGCTATCTGCGC
The Chromobacterium sp. IIBBL 290-4 DNA segment above includes these coding regions:
- a CDS encoding substrate-binding domain-containing protein, whose product is MNSVNFKAKALAIALSACMLAGAASAQTVLGGGSTLAQPLYNQLFGITSGYPSLVLGNWNYAGVGSGAGKAAFLTNNAALFNSTGNVSFAGSDSVLTAADLTSYSQASNNAWGPVIQIPAVLTSVTLPYKRSGVTQLNLTSDQVCQVFSNKAQTWGKLLGTNDATPINVVYRSDASGTTELLSNFLSTACKGYGFVKSNVFATVVGQAVGGTIPSNWVPANGSGGIKTALASDGTFTYLSPDYSISPSDPTVVASINGQLPSNISIPSFVIPPSTPANLANPLKWVPTYVPPLGGSSYPIYGTTNLLVNQCYADGIGAGSVGGAVKDFLTKLNNGAFDSQISSNYFVKLPATWLNQINATFLAGDGNGLDIGNASVCNGIGRPVNQASMMLRKAKRH